From the genome of Pygocentrus nattereri isolate fPygNat1 chromosome 25, fPygNat1.pri, whole genome shotgun sequence, one region includes:
- the tp53bp2b gene encoding apoptosis-stimulating of p53 protein 2b isoform X1, producing the protein MMPMFLTVYLSNNDKHYTEVPVTPETLCRDVVDLCKEPGETDCYLAETWRGSERVIGDSERIIEVLQRWGQQRAEVRFFLRHNQVPNHETGGLRGPDLLQKRNTLKSSGERHLENGIVPLHMDITLSELQEMASRQQQQINAQQELLANKEQRLRFLKLQEQQASEQEKLRLLRENAENQEAKLRRVRALKGQVEQKRLSNSKLVEEIEQMNGLFQQKQRELVMAVSRVEELSRQLEMLRQGKLDESGHSSAGELERLYKELQLRNKLNQEQSAKLQQQRESLSKRTQEVAAMDRRVAELRERLWKKKAALQQKENFPQPADGHSSQPPVGQSRVAAVGPYIQCPPPPLPPRQEVVIKPAYPDGTATLPKPLAKPTGFQAGKISKLSDWSSSAEVSSVGGSQRGHASTLPRMSSHGSTEKDPEADVKPPPLPLRKNQSSEDLLRDGQCVGKVPPPVPSKPAKQSNFTKPCFSTGTFPGKARAAPQLTPPSNHSQRAQLPPSHHGLPLPLPPKQDTLPAATVRPFSVEGSAGKGAATPPTLHKPQTLAASSIYSMYTQHSSLAKGYQGQSTLTRSQPRLYGKPVIPSTGGQHSHSQDSSYSERGATTEADQVDHCVSCPGEGPESERVPRPLSPTKLLPFLSNPHRLQSDADLEALRKRLHHAPRPLKKRSSITEPEGPAGPNIQKLLYQKTTLAAMETPDREGSGSAPGQEDEAGRVQKEDDSVPPPLPPRSPVPDESGRGEQHPLLEEDEQEGGGPIPSEPYTEEYPPYPPPPYPSTGDQDGPGEDSSSMKAPEVTGQVTLPPGKRTNLRKVGSERINHGMRVRFNPLALLLDASLEGEYDLVQRIIYEVEDPSLPNDEGITALHNAVCAGHTEIVKFLVQFGVNVNAADSDGWTPLHCAASCNNVQVCKFLVESGAAVFATTYSDMQTAADKCEELEEGYAQCSQFLYGVQEKMGVMNRGVVYALWDYEAESADELSFTEGDCMTTLNRDDGQESEWWWARCGDNEGYIPRNLLGLYLRIKPRQRSLA; encoded by the exons ATGTTCCTAACCGTGTACCTCAGCAACAATGACAAGCACTACACAGAAGTGCCTGTTACCCCAGAGACACTGTGTCGGGACGTGGTGGACTTGTGCAAAGAGCCCGGCGAGACGGATTGCTACCTGGCCGAAACCTGGAGAGGTTCAG AGCGCGTGATTGGTGACAGTGAGAGGATTATTGAGGTGCTGCAGCGCTGGGGGCAGCAGAGGGCTGAGGTTCGATTCTTCCTCCGCCACAATCAAGTGCCCAACCACGAAACAG gtggTCTCAGAGGTCCAGACCTTTTGCAGAAGAGGAACACTTTGAAATCGTCTGGAGAGAGACATCTTGAGAACGGA ATTGTCCCACTTCATATGGacatcactctgtcagagctgcagGAAATGGCGTcacggcagcagcagcagataaaCGCCCAGCAGGAGCTTCTGGCTAACAAG GAGCAGCGGCTGCGCTTTTTGAAGCTGCAGGAGCAGCAGGCGTCGGAGCAGGAGAAGCTGCGGCTGCTGCGAGAGAACGCTGAGAACCAGGAGGCCAAGCTGCGGCGGGTCCGAGCGTTGAAGGGCCAGGTGGAACAGAAGCGCCTCAGCAACAGCAAACTGG tggAGGAGATAGAGCAGATGAACGGGCTGTTCCAGCAGAAGCAGAGGGAGCTGGTGATGGCCGTGTCCAGAGTGGAGGAGCTGAGCCGGCAGCTGGAGATGCTGCGCCAGGGCAAACTTGACGAGAGTGGACACAGCTCGGCCGGGGAACTTGAGCGACTCTACAAGGAGCTGCAG ctGAGGAATAAGCTGAACCAGGAGCAGAGTgctaaactgcagcagcagagagaAAGCCTGAGCAAACGCACACAGGAAGTGGCCGCTATGGACCGTAGAGTGGCCGAGCTGCGCGAGCGGCTGTGGAAGAAGAAGGCCGCTCTGCAGCAGAAAGAGAACTTCCCT CAGCCAGCTGACGGTCACAGCTCTCAGCCTCCTGTCGGACAGTCCAGAGTAGCTGCCGTTGGTCCATATATCCAGTGCCCCCCTCCTCCGCTTCCTCCCAGACAGGAGGTCGTGATAAAGCCGGCCTACCCAGATGGTACTGCCACACTGCCCAAACCACTGGCCAAACCCACTG GTTTCCAGGCAGGCAAAATCTCCAAGCTCTCGGACTGGAGCTCCAGTGCTGAGGTCAGCAGTGTGGGCGGGTCCCAGCGTGGCCACGCCTCCACATTGCCGCGAATGAGCAGCCACGGCTCGACAGAAAAAG ACCCTGAAGCTGATGTGAAGCCGCCACCACTTCCCTTACGGAAGAACCAGAGCAGTGAGGACCTCCTGAGGGATGGGCAG tGTGTTGGTAAAGTGCCTCCTCCAGTGCCCAGCAAGCCAGCAAAGCAGTCCAACTTCACTAAGCCCTGCTTCAGCACTGGCACTTTCCCAGGCAAAGCCAGAGCAGCCCCCCAGCTCACGCCACCatccaatcacagtcagagggCTCAACTGCCCCCATCACACCATGGCCTGCCGTTGCCCCTACCGCCCAAACAAGACACCCTTCCAGCAGCCACAGTGCGCCCCTTCAGCGTGGAGGGGTCAGCAGGAAAAGGAGCCGCCACCCCGCCGACCCTCCACAAGCCACAGACCCTGGCGGCCAGCTCCATCTACTCCATGTACACACAGCACAGCTCACTGGCCAAGGGTTACCAGGGCCAGAGCACGCTGACCCGCTCCCAGCCCCGCC TGTATGGAAAGCCAGTCATACCGTCCACCGGAGGGCAGCACTCCCACTCCCAGGACAGCAGCTACTCTGAGCGAGGCGCCACCACGGAGGCAGACCAGGTGGACCACTGCGTTAGCTGTCCTGGGGAGGGTCCAGAGTCTGAGCGCGTGCCGCGGCCACTGAGCCCCACCAAACTGCTGCCGTTCCTGTCGAACCCGCACCGGCTACAGAGCGACGCCGACCTGGAGGCGCTGCGGAAGAGGCTGCACCACGCACCACGGCCCCTGAAGAAGCGCAGCTCCATCACGGAGCCTGAGGGGCCCGCAGGCCCAAACATCCAGAAACTGCTCTACCAGAAGACCACGCTCGCCGCCATGGAGACACCCGACAGGGAGGGGTCAGGCAGTGCCCCGGGACAGGAAGATGAGGCTGGCAGGGTGCAGAAGGAGGACGACTCCGTCCCACCTCCGCTACCCCCACGCTCCCCGGTCCCAGATGAGAGTGGGAGGGGTGAACAGCACCCCCTGCTGGAGGAGGACGAGCAGGAAGGCGGCGGCCCCATTCCATCCGAACCGTATACAGAGGAGTATCCCCCGTACCCGCCACCTCCTTACCCCAGCACAGGGGACCAGGATGGCCCAGGGGAGGACAGTAGCAGCATGAAGGCTCCGGAGGTCACGGGACAGGTCACACTACCCCCG GGGAAGAGGACGAACCTGCGGAAGGTGGGCTCGGAGCGGATCAATCACGGCATGAGGGTGCGCTTCAACCCGCTGGCGCTGCTGCTGGACGCTTCTCTGGAGGGAGAGTATGACCTGGTGCAGAGGATCATATACGAG GTGGAGGACCCCAGTCTGCCTAACGATGAGGGCATCACTGCACTTCATAACGCAGTGTGTGCCGGACACACCGAGATTGTGAAGTTCCTGGTGCAGTTTGGCGTGAACGTCAACGCTGCCGACAGCGATGGCTG GACCCCTTTGCACTGCGCCGCCTCCTGTAACAACGTACAGGTATGCAAGTTCTTGGTGGAGTCCGGAGCCGCGGTGTTTGCCACCACCTATAGCGACATGCAGACGGCAGCAGACAAgtgtgaggagctggaggaaGGATACGCTCAGTGCTCACAGTTCCTCTACG GCGTGCAGGAGAAGATGGGCGTGATGAACCGGGGGGTGGTGTACGCTCTGTGGGATTATGAGGCCGAGAGTGCTGACGAGCTGTCCTTCACCGAGGGAGACTGCATGACCACTCTGAACAGGGACGACGGGCAGGAGAGCGAGTGGTGGTGGGCTCGCTGCGGAGACAACGAGGGGTACATCCCCCGCAACCTGCTCGGG CTGTACCTGCGGATCAAGCCCagacagaggagtttggcctaA
- the tp53bp2b gene encoding apoptosis-stimulating of p53 protein 2b isoform X2, giving the protein MMPMFLTVYLSNNDKHYTEVPVTPETLCRDVVDLCKEPGETDCYLAETWRGSERVIGDSERIIEVLQRWGQQRAEVRFFLRHNQVPNHETGGLRGPDLLQKRNTLKSSGERHLENGIVPLHMDITLSELQEMASRQQQQINAQQELLANKEQRLRFLKLQEQQASEQEKLRLLRENAENQEAKLRRVRALKGQVEQKRLSNSKLVEEIEQMNGLFQQKQRELVMAVSRVEELSRQLEMLRQGKLDESGHSSAGELERLYKELQLRNKLNQEQSAKLQQQRESLSKRTQEVAAMDRRVAELRERLWKKKAALQQKENFPPADGHSSQPPVGQSRVAAVGPYIQCPPPPLPPRQEVVIKPAYPDGTATLPKPLAKPTGFQAGKISKLSDWSSSAEVSSVGGSQRGHASTLPRMSSHGSTEKDPEADVKPPPLPLRKNQSSEDLLRDGQCVGKVPPPVPSKPAKQSNFTKPCFSTGTFPGKARAAPQLTPPSNHSQRAQLPPSHHGLPLPLPPKQDTLPAATVRPFSVEGSAGKGAATPPTLHKPQTLAASSIYSMYTQHSSLAKGYQGQSTLTRSQPRLYGKPVIPSTGGQHSHSQDSSYSERGATTEADQVDHCVSCPGEGPESERVPRPLSPTKLLPFLSNPHRLQSDADLEALRKRLHHAPRPLKKRSSITEPEGPAGPNIQKLLYQKTTLAAMETPDREGSGSAPGQEDEAGRVQKEDDSVPPPLPPRSPVPDESGRGEQHPLLEEDEQEGGGPIPSEPYTEEYPPYPPPPYPSTGDQDGPGEDSSSMKAPEVTGQVTLPPGKRTNLRKVGSERINHGMRVRFNPLALLLDASLEGEYDLVQRIIYEVEDPSLPNDEGITALHNAVCAGHTEIVKFLVQFGVNVNAADSDGWTPLHCAASCNNVQVCKFLVESGAAVFATTYSDMQTAADKCEELEEGYAQCSQFLYGVQEKMGVMNRGVVYALWDYEAESADELSFTEGDCMTTLNRDDGQESEWWWARCGDNEGYIPRNLLGLYLRIKPRQRSLA; this is encoded by the exons ATGTTCCTAACCGTGTACCTCAGCAACAATGACAAGCACTACACAGAAGTGCCTGTTACCCCAGAGACACTGTGTCGGGACGTGGTGGACTTGTGCAAAGAGCCCGGCGAGACGGATTGCTACCTGGCCGAAACCTGGAGAGGTTCAG AGCGCGTGATTGGTGACAGTGAGAGGATTATTGAGGTGCTGCAGCGCTGGGGGCAGCAGAGGGCTGAGGTTCGATTCTTCCTCCGCCACAATCAAGTGCCCAACCACGAAACAG gtggTCTCAGAGGTCCAGACCTTTTGCAGAAGAGGAACACTTTGAAATCGTCTGGAGAGAGACATCTTGAGAACGGA ATTGTCCCACTTCATATGGacatcactctgtcagagctgcagGAAATGGCGTcacggcagcagcagcagataaaCGCCCAGCAGGAGCTTCTGGCTAACAAG GAGCAGCGGCTGCGCTTTTTGAAGCTGCAGGAGCAGCAGGCGTCGGAGCAGGAGAAGCTGCGGCTGCTGCGAGAGAACGCTGAGAACCAGGAGGCCAAGCTGCGGCGGGTCCGAGCGTTGAAGGGCCAGGTGGAACAGAAGCGCCTCAGCAACAGCAAACTGG tggAGGAGATAGAGCAGATGAACGGGCTGTTCCAGCAGAAGCAGAGGGAGCTGGTGATGGCCGTGTCCAGAGTGGAGGAGCTGAGCCGGCAGCTGGAGATGCTGCGCCAGGGCAAACTTGACGAGAGTGGACACAGCTCGGCCGGGGAACTTGAGCGACTCTACAAGGAGCTGCAG ctGAGGAATAAGCTGAACCAGGAGCAGAGTgctaaactgcagcagcagagagaAAGCCTGAGCAAACGCACACAGGAAGTGGCCGCTATGGACCGTAGAGTGGCCGAGCTGCGCGAGCGGCTGTGGAAGAAGAAGGCCGCTCTGCAGCAGAAAGAGAACTTCCCT CCAGCTGACGGTCACAGCTCTCAGCCTCCTGTCGGACAGTCCAGAGTAGCTGCCGTTGGTCCATATATCCAGTGCCCCCCTCCTCCGCTTCCTCCCAGACAGGAGGTCGTGATAAAGCCGGCCTACCCAGATGGTACTGCCACACTGCCCAAACCACTGGCCAAACCCACTG GTTTCCAGGCAGGCAAAATCTCCAAGCTCTCGGACTGGAGCTCCAGTGCTGAGGTCAGCAGTGTGGGCGGGTCCCAGCGTGGCCACGCCTCCACATTGCCGCGAATGAGCAGCCACGGCTCGACAGAAAAAG ACCCTGAAGCTGATGTGAAGCCGCCACCACTTCCCTTACGGAAGAACCAGAGCAGTGAGGACCTCCTGAGGGATGGGCAG tGTGTTGGTAAAGTGCCTCCTCCAGTGCCCAGCAAGCCAGCAAAGCAGTCCAACTTCACTAAGCCCTGCTTCAGCACTGGCACTTTCCCAGGCAAAGCCAGAGCAGCCCCCCAGCTCACGCCACCatccaatcacagtcagagggCTCAACTGCCCCCATCACACCATGGCCTGCCGTTGCCCCTACCGCCCAAACAAGACACCCTTCCAGCAGCCACAGTGCGCCCCTTCAGCGTGGAGGGGTCAGCAGGAAAAGGAGCCGCCACCCCGCCGACCCTCCACAAGCCACAGACCCTGGCGGCCAGCTCCATCTACTCCATGTACACACAGCACAGCTCACTGGCCAAGGGTTACCAGGGCCAGAGCACGCTGACCCGCTCCCAGCCCCGCC TGTATGGAAAGCCAGTCATACCGTCCACCGGAGGGCAGCACTCCCACTCCCAGGACAGCAGCTACTCTGAGCGAGGCGCCACCACGGAGGCAGACCAGGTGGACCACTGCGTTAGCTGTCCTGGGGAGGGTCCAGAGTCTGAGCGCGTGCCGCGGCCACTGAGCCCCACCAAACTGCTGCCGTTCCTGTCGAACCCGCACCGGCTACAGAGCGACGCCGACCTGGAGGCGCTGCGGAAGAGGCTGCACCACGCACCACGGCCCCTGAAGAAGCGCAGCTCCATCACGGAGCCTGAGGGGCCCGCAGGCCCAAACATCCAGAAACTGCTCTACCAGAAGACCACGCTCGCCGCCATGGAGACACCCGACAGGGAGGGGTCAGGCAGTGCCCCGGGACAGGAAGATGAGGCTGGCAGGGTGCAGAAGGAGGACGACTCCGTCCCACCTCCGCTACCCCCACGCTCCCCGGTCCCAGATGAGAGTGGGAGGGGTGAACAGCACCCCCTGCTGGAGGAGGACGAGCAGGAAGGCGGCGGCCCCATTCCATCCGAACCGTATACAGAGGAGTATCCCCCGTACCCGCCACCTCCTTACCCCAGCACAGGGGACCAGGATGGCCCAGGGGAGGACAGTAGCAGCATGAAGGCTCCGGAGGTCACGGGACAGGTCACACTACCCCCG GGGAAGAGGACGAACCTGCGGAAGGTGGGCTCGGAGCGGATCAATCACGGCATGAGGGTGCGCTTCAACCCGCTGGCGCTGCTGCTGGACGCTTCTCTGGAGGGAGAGTATGACCTGGTGCAGAGGATCATATACGAG GTGGAGGACCCCAGTCTGCCTAACGATGAGGGCATCACTGCACTTCATAACGCAGTGTGTGCCGGACACACCGAGATTGTGAAGTTCCTGGTGCAGTTTGGCGTGAACGTCAACGCTGCCGACAGCGATGGCTG GACCCCTTTGCACTGCGCCGCCTCCTGTAACAACGTACAGGTATGCAAGTTCTTGGTGGAGTCCGGAGCCGCGGTGTTTGCCACCACCTATAGCGACATGCAGACGGCAGCAGACAAgtgtgaggagctggaggaaGGATACGCTCAGTGCTCACAGTTCCTCTACG GCGTGCAGGAGAAGATGGGCGTGATGAACCGGGGGGTGGTGTACGCTCTGTGGGATTATGAGGCCGAGAGTGCTGACGAGCTGTCCTTCACCGAGGGAGACTGCATGACCACTCTGAACAGGGACGACGGGCAGGAGAGCGAGTGGTGGTGGGCTCGCTGCGGAGACAACGAGGGGTACATCCCCCGCAACCTGCTCGGG CTGTACCTGCGGATCAAGCCCagacagaggagtttggcctaA